A portion of the Bdellovibrio bacteriovorus genome contains these proteins:
- the tsf gene encoding translation elongation factor Ts → MSISPTLVKELREKTSAGMMDCKKALEATSGDFDAAVEWLRVKGLSSAAKKADRIAAEGTVFAQVVGNNAVILEINSETDFVARNDGFKNFVADMAHHVLNAVNAVGDILEQAFHKNPTKKVGDMLKESIATIGENIVIRRFEKYSASANSIVHTYIHGEGKIGVMIEVAASTPAAAGNPELKTFAQDVALHIAAMNPMAISSEQIPADVVAKEKEILKAKNLESGKKAEMVDKIVEGQIRKFLAENCLLDQAFVKNPDMKVSDLAKETGKKIGADVTIKRFVRFELGAGIEKKSNDFAAEVAAQMKGH, encoded by the coding sequence ATGTCTATTTCCCCTACTCTTGTTAAAGAACTTCGCGAAAAAACTAGCGCCGGCATGATGGATTGCAAAAAAGCACTTGAAGCTACTTCTGGTGATTTTGATGCAGCTGTTGAATGGTTGCGCGTAAAAGGTTTGTCTTCTGCAGCGAAAAAAGCAGATCGTATCGCGGCTGAAGGAACTGTATTTGCTCAAGTTGTTGGTAACAACGCTGTTATCCTTGAAATCAACTCTGAGACAGATTTCGTTGCACGTAATGACGGTTTCAAAAACTTCGTTGCTGATATGGCTCACCACGTATTGAATGCCGTTAACGCCGTCGGCGATATCTTGGAACAAGCTTTCCACAAAAACCCAACTAAAAAAGTTGGCGACATGTTAAAAGAATCTATCGCAACTATCGGTGAAAACATCGTTATCCGTCGCTTTGAAAAATACTCGGCTTCAGCGAATTCAATCGTTCACACTTATATCCACGGTGAAGGTAAAATCGGCGTGATGATCGAAGTGGCGGCGAGCACTCCAGCTGCTGCGGGTAACCCAGAATTGAAAACTTTCGCTCAAGACGTAGCTCTTCACATTGCTGCCATGAACCCAATGGCGATCTCTTCTGAGCAAATCCCAGCGGACGTTGTTGCTAAAGAAAAAGAAATCTTGAAAGCAAAAAACCTTGAATCAGGTAAAAAAGCTGAAATGGTTGATAAAATCGTTGAAGGCCAAATCCGTAAGTTCTTGGCTGAAAACTGCTTACTTGACCAAGCTTTCGTTAAAAACCCAGACATGAAAGTGTCTGACTTAGCTAAAGAAACTGGCAAAAAAATCGGCGCTGACGTTACAATCAAACGTTTCGTTCGTTTCGAACTTGGTGCTGGCATCGAGAAAAAATCCAATGACTTTGCCGCTGAAGTTGCAGCGCAAATGAAAGGACACTAG
- the pyrH gene encoding UMP kinase produces MKEPVYKRILLKLSGEALAGKQGTGINTATIKQIAQDVAEAHKTGVQIGLVIGGGNIYRGVAASAEGMDRASADYMGMLATCINSLALQDALEKAGVPTRVQTAIEMAEIAEPYIRRRAIRHLEKGRLVIFGAGTGNPFFTTDTAASLRAMEINAEVVMKATKVDGIYDKDPAKHSDAKKFDKISYIDVLNRGLQVMDSTAISMCMDNKLPIISFDLTQPGNILKAVQGENIGTLVH; encoded by the coding sequence TTGAAAGAGCCTGTTTATAAACGCATTTTGCTCAAATTAAGTGGTGAGGCTCTTGCTGGAAAGCAAGGGACTGGAATCAATACCGCGACGATCAAACAAATCGCGCAAGACGTAGCAGAGGCGCACAAAACAGGCGTTCAAATTGGTTTAGTCATCGGCGGCGGGAACATCTATCGTGGTGTTGCCGCTTCTGCTGAAGGCATGGATCGCGCCAGTGCCGACTACATGGGTATGTTGGCTACTTGTATCAACTCCCTAGCTCTTCAAGATGCTCTAGAAAAAGCCGGCGTTCCGACTCGCGTGCAAACCGCGATTGAAATGGCCGAAATCGCAGAGCCTTACATCCGTCGCAGAGCTATCCGTCATTTAGAAAAAGGTCGTCTGGTTATTTTCGGTGCAGGAACCGGAAATCCATTCTTTACGACCGACACCGCGGCTTCTCTTCGCGCCATGGAAATCAACGCCGAAGTAGTTATGAAGGCCACGAAAGTAGATGGTATCTACGATAAAGATCCTGCGAAACATTCAGATGCTAAAAAGTTCGATAAAATTAGTTACATCGACGTTTTAAACCGCGGCCTTCAGGTCATGGACTCGACGGCGATCAGCATGTGTATGGATAATAAGCTTCCTATTATTTCTTTTGACCTAACTCAGCCGGGCAATATTCTAAAAGCCGTGCAGGGTGAAAACATCGGTACCTTAGTTCACTAG
- the frr gene encoding ribosome recycling factor, with amino-acid sequence MAIADVKKNAQAKMDKSLAALGEELKKIRTGRAQVSMLDNIRVNYYGTPSPLSQVASISTPDAKSFLIAPWEVSILKDIEQAIIKSELGMAPMNDGKVIRLKVPDLTEERRKDLAKQVKKIAEEARVAVRMARRDANDEVKKLQKDKAISEDEGKKAETDIQKATDDFIKKVDQVAEEKEKSILTI; translated from the coding sequence ATGGCAATTGCAGACGTAAAAAAGAACGCTCAAGCAAAAATGGACAAATCTCTTGCCGCTTTAGGTGAAGAGCTAAAAAAAATCCGCACTGGTCGCGCTCAAGTATCTATGCTGGATAATATCCGCGTAAACTATTACGGCACCCCTTCTCCACTTTCTCAGGTAGCTTCAATCTCTACCCCTGATGCAAAATCTTTCTTGATCGCTCCTTGGGAAGTTTCAATTCTTAAAGATATTGAACAGGCCATCATCAAATCTGAATTGGGTATGGCCCCAATGAACGACGGAAAAGTGATTCGCTTGAAAGTTCCCGATTTAACTGAAGAGCGTCGTAAAGACCTTGCAAAACAAGTTAAAAAAATCGCCGAAGAAGCGCGCGTAGCTGTTCGTATGGCTCGTCGTGATGCAAACGATGAGGTTAAAAAACTTCAAAAAGACAAAGCGATTAGCGAAGACGAAGGCAAAAAAGCCGAAACGGACATTCAAAAAGCAACCGACGACTTCATTAAAAAAGTAGATCAGGTCGCCGAAGAAAAAGAAAAATCAATCCTTACTATCTAA
- a CDS encoding isoprenyl transferase, with amino-acid sequence MSLPKHIAIIMDGNGRWAQLKRRPRTFGHIKGTRVAKKIITDCSRRGIKNLTLYAFSTENWFRPQEEVSLLMTILRRYLRRETDNLIKENIRFSIIGDITRIPTDVREAIAKSMEATAHCTGLNLVFALSYGSRQEITDSVREIAQRVARGELAVQDIDESIINSALSTYPTPDPDLIIRTSGEQRLSNFLLWQAAYSEFYFTDVLWPNFTEHDLDQALQVFASRQRRYGRVLTNDKVEKLSN; translated from the coding sequence ATGTCGCTGCCAAAACATATTGCCATTATTATGGACGGGAACGGACGCTGGGCTCAGCTTAAGCGCCGTCCGCGCACGTTTGGGCACATCAAGGGAACTCGCGTCGCTAAAAAGATCATCACGGATTGTTCTCGCCGAGGGATCAAAAATCTGACTCTTTATGCTTTCAGTACAGAAAACTGGTTTCGTCCTCAGGAGGAAGTCAGTTTACTAATGACGATTTTGCGTCGTTATTTGCGTCGTGAAACCGATAACCTTATCAAAGAAAATATTCGTTTTTCTATCATCGGCGATATCACTCGCATCCCTACCGATGTTCGAGAAGCTATTGCGAAATCGATGGAAGCCACGGCTCATTGCACGGGTCTTAATTTGGTATTTGCTTTAAGCTATGGTTCAAGACAGGAAATCACGGACTCTGTGCGTGAAATTGCTCAGCGTGTAGCTCGTGGAGAACTTGCCGTTCAGGATATCGATGAATCTATTATCAACTCTGCCCTTAGTACTTATCCTACTCCGGACCCAGACTTGATTATTCGCACAAGTGGCGAACAAAGACTTTCCAACTTCCTATTGTGGCAAGCCGCTTACTCAGAGTTTTACTTTACGGATGTCTTGTGGCCTAATTTTACCGAACACGATTTAGATCAGGCGCTGCAAGTGTTCGCTTCACGTCAACGCCGTTACGGCAGAGTTCTTACGAATGACAAAGTGGAAAAGCTTTCTAACTAG
- a CDS encoding phosphatidate cytidylyltransferase: MTKWKSFLTRAITAIIALSVLIGLYVYLNVEGLKISVWLAVAIGSWELVGILFGNEKSWLLKALFYILCVVVFYATINSLAFGALAYSLALILFVIFVLLTQNRAGELAHMMEEHGKASLGLLYMGLLPAFSYKILEQSSGISWFVFLLAVVFAGDTMAYVFGMLMGKHKVMPAVSPKKTWEGSIGGIIGSVVAGLFCWIFAFPEMGLIPLLVLSAIAGFVGQFGDFFESLLKRVADVKDSGKIMPGHGGVLDRIDGVLFASPVILAGILTLSHLLS, translated from the coding sequence ATGACAAAGTGGAAAAGCTTTCTAACTAGAGCCATCACCGCAATTATCGCTTTAAGCGTGTTAATCGGCCTTTATGTTTATCTTAATGTTGAAGGTTTAAAAATTTCCGTGTGGCTTGCGGTCGCCATTGGCTCTTGGGAACTGGTCGGCATCCTTTTCGGCAACGAAAAATCTTGGCTTCTAAAAGCTTTGTTTTACATTCTGTGCGTGGTCGTCTTTTACGCCACCATCAACTCGCTGGCCTTTGGTGCTTTAGCATATTCTTTGGCTCTGATCTTATTTGTGATCTTTGTTTTGCTAACCCAAAACCGCGCGGGCGAACTTGCCCACATGATGGAAGAACACGGCAAAGCCTCTTTGGGATTACTTTACATGGGTTTGCTGCCTGCGTTTTCATATAAAATTTTAGAGCAGTCTTCGGGCATTTCTTGGTTTGTGTTTTTACTAGCCGTCGTTTTTGCGGGCGATACCATGGCGTATGTTTTTGGAATGCTCATGGGGAAACACAAAGTCATGCCTGCCGTTTCCCCTAAAAAAACCTGGGAAGGTTCTATTGGTGGAATTATCGGATCTGTGGTGGCGGGACTTTTTTGCTGGATTTTTGCGTTCCCAGAAATGGGCCTCATACCCCTGTTAGTCCTTTCAGCTATTGCGGGTTTTGTGGGCCAATTCGGAGATTTCTTTGAATCTCTCTTAAAACGAGTCGCCGATGTGAAAGATTCCGGAAAAATAATGCCCGGTCACGGCGGCGTCTTAGATCGAATCGATGGCGTTTTATTCGCTAGTCCCGTGATTTTAGCAGGTATTTTGACCCTGTCTCATCTTTTGTCGTAA